The genomic interval TGGGTTAGGGGGAGTCTGGATGACTGGAAAAACTGTGCTCAAACAGGATTTACTCTGACCAGCAGGAATGAGAGGAGTGAAACCTGGAATAGATACTGTCATGGGGATAGTTGGTGTGGAGGCCTGAAGAGGCCCAGGATCATAATCCTGTTCGTTTTTCATAATTTTGTCTCCAGCATGTCCCTGTTTCTCTGTTGCAGTATATGTATGTCCGAGCATTGTGGGAGATGAAATGAGAAATGAGCTGAGCGCGGAAGTTGCCGTACTCCCAACTGAAGGTTTAATTATGAGGTTCATACGAGGTTCAGGAGCAGAGCTAAAGTCATGGGTCTGTTCCTTACTTGCAAAAGAGGGAGAATTAACAGAACCTGATGTTTCAACCTCACTTTGCAGTGGAGCAGGCATTTCATTCTGTGAGGGCTCAGTTCCTGATGTAGAACCCCATTTAGTACCACATTCAGAAGCAGTCTCAATGTTCTGTGCTTGTACCAGCTCCTCCAATACGACAGGCTGCTTCTGAATGGCAAATTTAGCGCCTCCGGCCTCCCGACCTGTCCCCTCCACCTCTTTAATGCCAACAGTTTCACTGCCCCGCCTCAGCCCAAATATGGTCACACTCTTCCTTCGCTTCCCCACATTTGGGACAACCCCATTGGCACCCTCTGTGGAGGTCCGGACATCCTTGAACATGCTCCTCAGGTGGTACCCtccctccttctgctcctcacTATCCTGGGATTGGTCCAGCTGGTCCCCTGAACTGACCAATGGATTGGGACCTCCATGGAGCTTCTTGTCATTGTGCGTCACCCGAAATCTGAAGGGATAATGATATAAAGGATGAAACCTATGTCCTTTTTTTCCAACTTAGTTTTACATTGTTCATACATTATCTTTATGCATTTTATTTGGTTACGTTCTTTCTCCAACAAAACCTGCAAAAATGGTTTAAACATAATCTGTTACCTGCCAACAGAGAATACGGTCTGTTCTCCAGGCCGTTGTCTGAATCGGGGGGTTCTGCTTTGTCTGCGGCCCTTTTTAGATTGAACCTGAGCACAGAGGTGGCAGGAGTTGTGGTCGGTGCCTGAGTGGACTGTGtggtgatgaggaggaacacCACCAATTGACTCCTTGCGCAACCTGGATAGTATAATTATAATGAATATTATCCTTATTGAAGGGTGAAGTCAAAAACTGGAATTATGCTTTTCTGGGCAGTCTGAAAGTCCTTCAGACAAgttcacatttgtgttttttatactaAGCACGGTCATGTTTTGCAAACCAAATCCCAAAAATGTAGAAGAAATCCGTGTCAGAAGCAGAGTTGTAGTTTAAAATTCTGAGTGTGTTGGTTGTGTAAAGAACTGATCCgctgaaaacataattttcagCGGATCACAGGATAGAATTATGCTATATCCTGAAAAACAGAATGTTTTTTCCAGCTTGTTACCATCTGTAGAAAAGGGGTCATTGAAAATGTGCATGGACAGTCACTGGTTGTGTGGTAAAGAATGGTGTATCCTGAGTGGGGCAGGTTTTAGGACCCATCCATACTTTCTTCGATCCTCAGTGGTTTCATACAGAGTATTTTCCGGCAACCCAAAAGGAACTATACATAATTCGTAGCATTCAGACTGAAAGCATTCAATTGTTCTGTATATTACCACAGTATTATAATTTGATTAAAGTCTGATCATTAATCTAATGTATAAGTGAACATTTTTCCAAAAAATTGCAATTATACAtcatatttgaaaatgtgtttgacaAGTGTGATACAccttgtaaaataaaacaaattcatattttatattaaattttaaAGAATCAACAATTGAATTCAACATTAAAAGTTCTTATTCACTAAAAATAACGCAATACAACACTAATCCACAGTTAAGCCTTGTCAGCTGAATGAATTTACCTGGGGTCATGGCGCACACAGACATTGTGGTTTCCCAACATCTCATTGAAAGCTTCCATGTTTGCTAGAGACAAGAAGAACCAATATTAGAGCAGGAATTCAAAAAAGTGCTAAGTAGATTTACTAATACACAGTGGGAGATTTAGAAATGTGCGAAATGGGCTGCCACCCAGGGCGCCGTCTTGCAGGCAATGGAACGGGAAGAATACACCTACTGATCTCTGATCTCTCATTCTCCATCAAAagtaggagaaggaggggagcagacagtgttgggaaggatactttcaaaacgtattccgttacagaatacagaatacatgcacaaaaatgtaatctgtaacgtattccattacattaactaatctgagtaacgtattctgaatacttggaatacttccggtttgtattgcattttttaagtgtatgattgcggcgtcgttatagtcagtggagcagcagcagtttaaactctctctccgcaagatgcggcgggccagctggatgtccggctcccatcctctcccacctctgtgccggtcccaccggaggctgaacccccccctgcgccaaggctgcctcgcgccgtgcagcgatcgtttcggcgtcgggtctattttttgcgcttgacgcgagcatatcgcttgaggaaacaaactgaaaaatgattttaaacgatattgatgacatattttatatgatataaatgataaagcatgcatcccatagtttgtattccccttctgttgtcctggagttttaaatttaccaatttgaccgatcacattattaaatgcccccctccatacagacacacaagcggtcataaagataaaaagagagggggggggggggggggcggagaatacgtagtttaccctcgacacccgacattgaacggagcaaacagcggagaagttcttgaagatggatgacattaaattgggacgctgttgcagttaatgttggagcaacaagtgactatatgcttttatactactgggtcaacgggtgatattattttagcgtcgcttcagcgtccggtgtgaacccggcgtgcctcgctggtctcctgcagagccatgacagcggagctctggaagcgcaggtcggtcttctctcaccaggcgctggaagggcagcttgcggatcagcagctccgtagatttctggtagcgacggaactctctcagagccacggtaccgggcctgtaacggtcccgagccggtagcggtgaggcttcttcacgccgccggggtccgggcgctcttactgcagccctggtctccagctgcttcctgggggctttgcctccggtggatttacgagacagtgattaaactcgtgaaacagagaagtaccgtcatgtaatccactgatttcaacaatgtaactgtattctgaataccatctatttaatttgtaactgtaacggaatacagttactcataatttgtattctaaatacgtaacgccgtaacatgtattccgttactccccaacactgggaGCAGATGTATGTAACCTCTAATTTATCCACACATCAACATCATAACTCTGCTACGTTCTCCATGCCCGTGGCATGTCCATCTGAATTTAAACGACTTCGTTTTTTTGCCTTTACCTGACTCCGCTCTGTTTACtatctttgttttaaaactttaaacaccACTTTCACACTCTCTGCTCCTGTGTTCTGAATTTTAATTATATCGCCTAGGCGGTGTGGCCTTGGTGGTAAAGTGgccgttctccaacaagaaggttgccggtgcAATCCcaactcttccccatctgcatgccgaagtgtccttgggaagatactgaacccctaaatggtccgtcataaatgttgagtgtactaaagtcgctttggacaagtaatgtaatgtaatgatatatcttaacactaagcagcaaacAGCAACACAGACCAAAGTGAAGCAGGACAAAACCAGAAGATAAGACTAGATTAAAGCAGGTTAACTTTAATTTGGTATAAATTAAACAGCATTAAAACCAAGAAACACTACAGTAACTTTGTATTAATCACCTTCATTTTCAATGATGCACTTGAGGATTTGCTCCACCGTATCCTggttctcttcatcctcctctgaaaaacagcaaaacaaggAATGAAATTACACTGATTAGTGCATATTTTTGTTATTGAAAGTGTAGATTGTGGACCATCAGTAGTGGGATTTTAGCTTTATTTTGTAGTTTAAATTATTGTCCACAGCTTTGTGGTTTGACTAGATAAAAAAATACTGCAACCTTAAAACCAGTTTCCTTTTGTAATGTTGTGGGTGTAGACTGCAAACCCATAAATTCAGCAATCCCTCTCACCAAATGACACATCCATACAGTCTGTCAACTATTCAATTAAAAATTacctaattaaaacaaaataaggtATGTGTCTGACTTAGTGCATATGtttatggatttttttatgCAGTGctagaaggaaagaaaaagagaagaaaataaaaactgaaataaatcatGTATTTTTTCTTAGTTAAGATTACATTCACACCACTGTCACTTCACAGCCAAGAGATTCTGCATTCAAGTATGCCAGATGAGCAGGGCCTTTCTGTTGAGTTGTGTGCAgagttgtgtgcatgtgggttTGACATAGTTCatgataataatcatcataacTCATAATACATGTGTTGCAGATGCAGGGAAGCATGGATCTTTCTAATTAGTATATTTTTTCTCTTGGTTTTGTGTTTCTAAATCGTTGAACATGACTGAATTATTCAGCTCCCCTTGCACATATTTCTCACTTACATGACTTTCCTACCAACTGAAGACACATATGCCTTCAATTAAAAACGTTACCCTAATAGATAACCAATAGTAACTTGAAACACCAGAAATAGGTAAAAACAGCAGAGAAATGGCTCAAATTCTAAAATCACTGGATCCTACATTTCCCTTAAAGCAACAAGAAAACCTTGTATATTGATTGGTTGTATATTGACAGGtaaactacatttttttttgtcatgcaGACATAAGGGAGGCATTTTGGTCACAGCTATTTCACAGCCAATTATGAAATCCTACCATAGCGTGGAGTGTCTCTCCTGCGGGCTACTGAGAAATTTGTCAGGATGATGTTAACTCACAATAAAACTGATAGTTTATACTTAAGATGTGCATGTTGCTGTGAAGGGCACTCAGTTTTCAGCAATACAGCCAAGAGCcaacagaaaaaagacacatttgCTGATCGAATAGTAGAAGTTTCTGCATAATCATTTCTTAAGTGAAGTGGCTGATGGTAAAAATGTCCAACCTGTTGACCAATAGCATCACTCATTCACTTCAAAAAGTCAAAAGAAAAGGTAAAAGGCCACACTTCCAGTTTGTAAAGACTTTCTGCTCTGCTCGGAATTCTTCAAGCTCAAATTGAGACAACCCTGGTGACATCCCGGGGTTCACAGAAGACACAAGACACAAGACTACTGTTTCCACAGACTGAATGGTATTCTCTGAAACTAATGAtctaaaactacaaaaataataaacctGCTTGGTCTGCTGCCATCGCAATGACCTCAGAGGAAGATGAAACTGCTAGTTTCAGTAATTGTGAGTTTCTTTCCTATTACATTTTCTCAACCCACCATCTGTATTTCCTCCAATtttctcatcctcatcttcattgTCCATGTCTCCAGTTCGGCAGCGGTAGCCTTTCTTCTTCAGCAGGTGGCAGATGAGGAAACCCAGCAGTCCAGTGACGAAGAAGAGGAACACCACCACAAATATCATGTAGGGAGGGGTATTCTCCCCCGCACTTGAGGCTTCATAGTCTGTCATAATCTGGATCAAATCTGAGATAAAGAgagaatacatttttataattattgatGACGTGACACATATTACAATTATTTAAccatttcagaaaaaaaatgtcgATGAAACCAAATTGTCGTAAATCACCCTCCATCACAACCAGCCAATCTTTGGTTCCACTTGAAAAAAGTTGAAAATTGCATTGTGTAGCAATAAATACAAGCCTGGTATAATAACACTAACCCTGAAATAAGGAAAATGCAACCCGTTTTATATTGTTAATTACTAGATGAAAGCGACAAAGCTATAATTTGTCTTTACAGTCAAACCTTCATTCAACTATAGTTAAgaaatgtgagtgtgtaaaaAAGAAACGGAATGTGATGGAGAATTTTAAAAGAATGATGTAGAAAATTATAGGCATTTTACTTGGAGTTACTGTGATATCTCCCACCCCCACCTCAATCAAAAGACACAGaaatatactatatatagtatatacacTACAGTGTGAGGAGAAACATGTACAGGCTTAGTTTTTGGTTCAAATCATCTCCAGTTGTTCCTCTGTTATAGACTGGTCAACATCAAGAATCAGCCTGTGAAgcaaggaggaaaaaagattATTAAACTATCCCCTATATatcaatttaaatgaaaacatttttcatcTGTCACTTCTCTTTAGGAAATGTTGAATCTTTATTCTACCTCAGCGTTCTGTATAAAAGCTACCTAGACCAAATGGAATGGATGGTGAAGCATTGATCCATCTTGATGCTGTTGTTGCTCTTTGGTTATATTGTGTCTTTATGTTTCACATCTTTGCCTCGTATGTAgtcataatttgtatttttgtaaggTGTTGTACATGGTcataaaaaaacaggaacaaaataaaaaaaaactatttgagTCTGAAAgctcagtttaaaaaacaatgtaagtaaaataaaagattaaaaagagtagaataaaaagatgaaacaaggccaaagacataaaaaaaaaaaaaaacaatttgtgtaattaaaattgggaataaaaagatgaaacaaggccaaagacataaaaaaattaaaataaaacaatttgtgTACTTGGTTGTTTTATAGCTCCAATATCTGACTTCAGAATACTGCTATCAATCTATAAAGCATTGAACAATTTAGCAAAAAAATTAATTTCTGATCTGGAGCATTATTCAGAACCATCCAGATCGTTCAGGTCGTCTGGCACTGGTTTGTTTTCTGTGCCCAGAGCAATAGTAAACATGGCGAAGAAGCGTTACATTTTTAAACCCCTCATAAGTGCAATTGACTGTAAGAGCTCTCTTCTAATTTAAATCAAGAATTGTCTGTTTACTGCAACCTTTCATTCAATCTTAATCAGTCATTTAATACACTTGCAACTTGTATCTATTATTCTtgagtttattttttaactttttctcaTTTCTGTACTTAGAAGTTTTATGTTAAATATTTGAGTATATATTTTACATCCAAAGGATAGCACATATCAAAACTGCCTGGCAGTTGAAatgtgctacacaaataaacttGGCATGCCTTGCTTTGCctatgtgtttttttcacatctGTTTGTTGTTACATCTTTGTAAGGTAATTGCTTGCATCTATTTGGTCACTTCTTTCCCGTTTTAATTCAACAAAATCTTATTTGAATCCGGccaaaacataaaatgcattatctcaaggcactttagcCTCTAtaaaattatagagaaacccaacaattCATCCAACGAGCAGGCAGTTACACTTGTCTTAATTAGCAGTTGTTTGCACATACACTACAAAGTGTCTTATTTTAAAGAACAACAATAAGCTGAcaagaaaaatttaaaataccCTGCTGGAGAATCATATTCCACAATATGACGATGCAAAATGCTGATCTCATTAAGAATCAGTGAGTGATGTATTATACCTTAATGAGGCCATTAATTGCAGCTAAGAAACCCGTTTGTAAATAATGCCTTCGTATAGAGAGGTAGCTTAAAGAAGCTTGATTAAAGCAGTGTTtacagattttatttaaatgtgggtGATGCTGGCTTTGCATCTATTTTGCCTTACAGTTTGGTCAAAGCAAGATTATCAACCAGGGCAAAGCAGGGAGCTGCCCTGGGGCCACTTGCAAATTTATTTTGGAAAATCACCATGATAAGGGGTGTTAGATTTTACCTAACTTCAAAACCTTGAGTTAATATGTCACGCTAAGAGCTTCATTATTGGTTATGTACTAAACATGCTGATGAAAAAAATTCATGAAAAGCAATTGAAACATCAAAAGGAACTAACCAGCACCTCCAGAAAACACTCTGTCAGCAGtggatccatccatccatcgtaGTCAGTCTAAAgggtgcaaaaacaaaacatagaaaAAGCTGTTGCGATTTAGTTGATAAATAatgcaaaatgtgtttgttggaTAAGAAGCTTAACTTAGCAGACAGTTCCCCATTAGCCAAACCTTATCTCCAGAGAAGCGGGCACACAGACAGCGTGAGAAGAAAAAGGGCAGATATTACACAAGGGAACCTCAGCCTTGTTGGTTTAATAATGAAACCCACAAGTGAAcctgaaaacatttgaaatacaCCAGTCCTAATCAGCATAGACTAACTTCCATCTAAACAAGCATGTGTGTATACGCGCAGCGTAGATTGTGAACGTGTAACAGCTTATCGGTGTTGCCCTCCCACTGGCTTATCAGCATACAGCAACACCCATAGTAGCTACATCATACTTACTACTAAACTCTGaactgaacattttatttttacttgacCATTCGCCTTGTGAGTTACAGAAAATCATTTTTGATAATTTATAGTGTTATGTGGTGAATGTCTAATTATTGTCTGTATTAATAgaataaatattttagttttccCAGAAAAATAGATGAAAAGTATAACATGGCGGTCTGTGGGTCTTAGCGACACTCACTATTATTACTACTACTCAAGAAACCCACCCTCAAAATGTCTGAGGAAAACGcttacagacctgtctctcttctcttctttactTCTTCTTTCCCCTTTCCAAAGTACTCTAGCGTgctatctttaatcaactctcctcctatcttgAATCTTCATCAGAACAAccttcttcatcctcaccaGTCAAGGCAGGCCACtgaactgagactgccctccttgctgtctctgagctgctagagcagcctctctctcttctgtggtCATCCTTCTTGAcctttctgctgcatttgaaacaaggaaccaccagatccttatttcctcccttcaggatctgggtgtctcaggctctgctctctccctgctctcatcctacctCAAAGACCGTATCTaccgggtaacttggagaggatgtGTCAGACCCTTTTCCTCTCACTACTGAGGTCTCTTgcctctgtcattcactcacatggcttttcctaccataactatactgatgacacccaactaattcTCTTTTTTACCCAATCTGAAACAGGAACACAAGTAGCAGcacaaatttcttttttttttaatatatttttattacacatttttttttagacaacacaaaacaaacaggactGCTCAGACACGACAAAAATGAAACAACAGAATGTGGGCATGTGGAtacagtaaaatagaaaataattgagatattaattaagaaaataagaattaaTGACAGTGGGCACAATTTCCATCAAGACAAGGCAGAGTCAGATAGGAGTCAATACAGAGCATACCGACATAGCGAGGCCACAAAATGAACGTTACCCCTTAAGACAAAGTTACGAGGACAGGCTAGGCTGAGCTGGGAAATCCAGGAAGCCAGGAAGATGACATTGTGGACCCGATATGCTGCAAGTAAGGGTCCCAGACCTTATAGAAGGCGTCTGTTTTGGAGTGAAGCATGCACGTGATGTATTCACTAGGAATGAAGTCCATAACAATGTTGTGCCATGACTTTTTTGTGGGAACAAAATTCTTGTTCCAAAAGAGTAAAATGTTCTTTCTAGCAGCAAACGTTAGTATATTGAAAAGTCTCCTGTGTTTACTGTCAGTAATCCGACCCTCCGGGAGACCAAGTATCAGGCACATAGGGTCCATCCGTATTGGGACATCAAAGATAGCAGTCATTTCAATCACTATACTAGACCAGTAGCTTTGTAATTTCCCACATGACCAGAAGCAGTGGACATAATTACCAGTCTCAGAGTTGCATTTCCAGCAGAGCGGTGAGATATTAGCATCCATTTTGTTCTTGACAACAGGTGTTATATGCGTGCGATGTACAATTCTGAACTGTATGGATTTGGTACGGTTACATGCAGAAATGTTCATGGCCTGAGACCAGACTTCCTGCCAGTCAGCATCATCTATAGCAACGCCTAAATCTTTCTCCCAAGCTTGCTTGGTGGTCTGTGAGGTAAGAGGAGAATTGGAGTTCAGAGCTCTGTAAAAAACAGTGATACATTTCTTACTAATCTGCAGAGACAGGGCCTTCTCCACACACAAAGTGGTGTTATTAGTCGTTAAGGTGGTGTCTTTAACTATGAAATCTCTAATTTGTAAATATCTGTAGAAGTCACCCCGGTTGAATAAACCAAATTGTTGTTGCAACTGCTAGAAGGATAGTAAAATCTGGCCTTTAAATAGATCACCTATTTTCTTCAGCCCTTGGGTGCTCCACACTTTAAAGCCCTGATCCCTACAGCCTGGCAGGAAGTCCGGGTTGTCAAGAATGGGAGTGAGAGGAGACGATAACTGAGCCCGGCCTTCTATAGAGCGAATGGATCTCCAGGCTCTGATGGTACTAAGAGTGACAGGGTTAGAACAgtgttttttaacagattcagaaTATTTCATAAACAGTAAATATGACAAGGGACACTTTGACTGAGAGGCTTCAATGTCGTGCCAAATCGAGGCTGGATCACATTTGTGCCAGCTTGAAATCACCCGCAGGTGAGATGCCAGTTGGTAAAATCTGAAATTTGGCACATCTAACCCTCCATCACAACCCGCCATTTGAAGTTTTATCATCTTTAGACGGGGCTTCCTTTTGCTCCAAATGAAGGAGCTTAACCAACCTTCAAGCACCTTGATAACCTTATTTGATAATAATATAGGGATCATTCGCAGTGGGTGTAGCAGTCTAGGCAGGACGTTCATTTTTATAAGAGCAACCCTTCCTAGccaagaaagagggagaggggccCAGCGGTCCAAGTCCGCCCTTATGGCATCCAAGAGGGGGGGGAAATTCGACTTAAACATCTGACCAAAAGTAGGTGTTATATTCACtcctaaataaacaaaaccgGTGGGAGACCAGCGGAACGGGAAGGGTTCAGCCATATCCGAAACACATGTTAACGACCCCAGCGGCATGGCCTCGGATTTTGCAAAGTTAATTTTATATCCTGAAAGGGCACTGAATGACGAGATGACCTCAATCAAGCAGGGAACAGAGGTTTGGGGTTGtgataaatgtatcaaaatgtCATCTGCATATAAAGTAATTTTGTGTT from Limanda limanda chromosome 10, fLimLim1.1, whole genome shotgun sequence carries:
- the rell2 gene encoding RELT-like protein 2, which codes for MTDYEASSAGENTPPYMIFVVVFLFFVTGLLGFLICHLLKKKGYRCRTGDMDNEDEDEKIGGNTDEEDEENQDTVEQILKCIIENEANMEAFNEMLGNHNVCVRHDPRLRKESIGGVPPHHHTVHSGTDHNSCHLCAQVQSKKGRRQSRTPRFRQRPGEQTVFSVGRFRVTHNDKKLHGGPNPLVSSGDQLDQSQDSEEQKEGGYHLRSMFKDVRTSTEGANGVVPNVGKRRKSVTIFGLRRGSETVGIKEVEGTGREAGGAKFAIQKQPVVLEELVQAQNIETASECGTKWGSTSGTEPSQNEMPAPLQSEVETSGSVNSPSFASKEQTHDFSSAPEPRMNLIIKPSVGSTATSALSSFLISSPTMLGHTYTATEKQGHAGDKIMKNEQDYDPGPLQASTPTIPMTVSIPGFTPLIPAGQSKSCLSTVFPVIQTPPNPSSSPDLEHGFGASLAFINLGSSPQSLFPIKSPSSNSLLKTPTSPQTVMFSPALSSKNKPPETTKTALTPSPKLPSGQAMSSQSNIASSLEAQTPSPALSGSPKLTTFSASSQQHNIKTLSFSPADQNPDFITSTPLQSESVMSVKSVTTGDMVSSPLSIKEEEQARIPHTEEKTEKKMVGILKTAVLLPVEGGVKGLVLSFPSDPVHKDSLSSLQPSPSSPLSTAPSGGSRINSMTIFKASPESKREFSVVTMMEDEESTSLTKDQKKETCKVGAEFEKVEFSPAVGLGEKFSVSGKGQTESQREETKPMLSQEKEEMVEMEDIRDCKVMQLQEAEREREEVEKTVDTRLTQD